A single region of the Ptychodera flava strain L36383 chromosome 9, AS_Pfla_20210202, whole genome shotgun sequence genome encodes:
- the LOC139140741 gene encoding 3-ketoacyl-CoA thiolase, mitochondrial-like, which yields MPFEPFHRPCLDCFDMALARGVFIVAAKRTPFGAFGGKLKNHTTTDLATIAAKAALASGKVDPNIVDSVVFGNVAPSAKDGAYLARHAGLKAGVPVEVPALTVNRLCGSGFQAVVSGSQDIVVGDADIVLTGGAENMSMAPFVVRGVRFGTALGQNIEFEDQLWQTLTDMHIKTPMGITAETLGAQCGISREDCDQFAHRSQQRWAAANKAGYFQEEMAPIEVKSRKGPVTVDTDEHPRETTVEGLGKLPAVFKKNGLVSAGNASGICDGAAAVILASESAVKKHNLTPLARVVGYHISGCDPNIMGIGPVPAISKALEKNGLSLSDIDLVEVNEAFAAQYLSVEKELGLDPEKTNVNGGAVALGHPVGASGGRITAHLTHELRRRGAKYAVGSACIGGGQGIAVIIENIN from the exons GAGTTTTCATTGTTGCAGCCAAGCGGACTCCATTTGGTGCATTTGGAGGCAAACTGAAAAACCATACAACCACAGACTTGGCAACTATTGCTGCAAAAGCTGCCCTAGCATCTGGTAAAGTCGACCCAAACATTGTAGACTCTGTTGTGTTTGGCAATGTGGCTCCA tCTGCAAAGGATGGTGCCTACTTAGCAAGGCATGCTGGATTAAAAGCTGGTGTTCCCGTAGAAGTGCCTGCATTAACTGTAAATCGTCTCTGTGGATCCGGCTTTCAGGCTGTTGTCAGTGGATCGCAG GATATTGTAGTTGGTGATGCTGATATTGTTCTGACTGGAGGAGCAGAAAACATGAGTATGGCACCTTTTGTTGTCAGAGGTGTACGGTTTGGCACTGCTCTGGGACAGAATATAGAG TTTGAAGATCAGCTATGGCAGACTTTGACAGACATGCACATTAAGACTCCGATGGGCATCACTGCGGAGACCCTTGGTGCACAGTGTGGCATTAGCAGAGAAGACTGTGATCAGTTCGCTCACAGATCACAACAGAGATGGGCTGCAG CAAACAAAGCAGGTTACTTTCAGGAAGAGATGGCACCAATTGAAGTCAAATCTAGAAAAGGTCCTGTGACCGTTGATACAGACGAGCATCCCCGAGAAACCACAGTTGAAGGCTTAGGTAAACTTCCTGCTGTGTTCAAGAAGAATGGACTAGTGTCTGCTGGAAATGCATCG GGCATTTGTGATGGTGCTGCCGCTGTAATATTAGCCAGTGAGAGTGCGGTCAAAAAACACAACCTAACCCCACTGGCGAGAGTTGTTGGCTACCACATCTCTGGATGTGATCCAAACATCATGGGTATCGGTCCTGTACCAGCTATTTCCAAAGCCCTGGAGAAGAATGGGCTGTCCCTCAGTGATATTGACCTTGTTGAG GTAAATGAGGCATTCGCTGCTCAGTATTTGTCCGTTGAGAAAGAGTTGGGATTAGACCCCGAGAAGACCAATGTGAATGGTGGCGCTGTTGCCCTCGGACACCCTGTAGGAGCATCAGGAGGTCGCATCACCGCGCATCTTACCCATGAACTCAG GCGTCGCGGAGCCAAATATGCTGTTGGTTCGGCTTGCATTGGTGGTGGTCAAGGCATCGCTGTTATTATTGAGAATATCAACTAA
- the LOC139140742 gene encoding uncharacterized protein, which translates to MAGASAGSAMRSMAKGVKSVINIYNVDLYNPASVQGVLKTVTLMNNDISHVETEMNDMMGAVDCRRDSVLHTQHQRFISATTIIRESLKQLGNILRLTGTLQQPSKETKECVDSLVDGVRTQFNVGFDQAKDSFDALRHRVEATSSLRDSPLIQRIMTETGMNIAGATNHDGAMADRLNCLNNVVEGQRSLNAAAAEVCNDLNRPQEEQEEIQEVRHEINVGTKMWDMVFYFGQVVAFFITLGVSVSQSN; encoded by the exons ATGGCAGGCGCTTCAGCAGGATCTGCCATGCGAAGCATGGCAAAGGGAGTCAAATCTGTGATCAACATCTACAATGTGGATCTGTACAACCCTGCATCAGTTCAAGGAGTATTGAAGACAGTGACGTTAATGAATAATGATATCAGCCATGTTGAGACAGAGATGAATGACATGATGGGTGCAGTCGACTGCAGAAGGGACAGCGTGCTCCATACACAACACCAGAGGTTCATCAGTGCAACAACAATTATCAGGGAGTCGCTCAAACAGCTTGGCAATATATTACGCTTGACTGGGACCCTTCAACAACCAAGCAAGGAAACCAAAGAGTGTGTAGATAGTTTGGTAGATGGTGTTCGGACGCAGTTCAACGTTGGCTTTGATCAGGCAAAAGACAGCTTTGATGCCTTGCGACACCGAGTTGAAGCAACATCAAGTTTAAGAGACTCACCACTGATACAGAGGATaatgacagaaactggaatg AACATAGCTGGTGCCACAAACCATGATGGTGCAATGGCAGACAGGCTCAATTGTCTGAACAATGTagttgaaggtcaaaggtcactaaaTGCTGCTGCTGCTGAAGTATGCAATGATTTAAACCGCCCCCAAGAAGAACAAGAAGAAATCCAAGAAGTTCGACATGAA ATCAACGTTGGTACCAAGATGTGGGACATGGTTTTTTACTTTGGACAGGTTGTTGCATTTTTCATAACTCTTGGTGTTAGTGTCAGCCAATCTAACTAA